In Candidatus Methylomirabilota bacterium, the genomic stretch GCTCGGCCAGCTCTACCAGGAGGTGACCCGGCAGGCCCAGCTCCTGGCCTATGCCGACGACTTCTGGCTGATCTTCGTGCTGTTCTGCGGCTGCCTGATCCTGCTCCCGCTCCTGCGCCGGGTCCGCCTGGAGCCGGCCAAGCAAGCGCCCGCCCGCGACGAGGCGGCGCCACCCGTACACGCCGAGTGAGGCGTGCGGAAAAACGAAAGGGCGCCGGATTCCTCGGGTGCGCTCAGGAGTCGAGGCAGCCCTGAAGCGGGAAGGTGGGCGGGATCAGCCTTGCCAACCTGCCTTGCGCAGGCCCTCCAGCCAGTGAGCATGGTCTTCCGGCCGAAACCACGGGACCTGCCCGCGGACATATGTCTCGAAGGAGGCCGGCGCGATGGCCATGGCTTTGTCCAGTGCTTCCCGCGCTTCCTCGATCCGGCCGACTTGACCGAGCGCGGCGGCCAGCCAGCGATAGGCCATCGGATGATTTGGGTATGACCGGATCGCCCGTTTCGCCGCCTCGATGGCCGCCTCGTATTCGCGGCAGAAATAAAGTCCCAGCGCGAGGTGGTTCAAGCGGGCGGCCAGGTTTGGGTCGCGGAGATCGAGTCTGATGCACGTCTCGAGCGACGCGAGCCCCTCCTTTGGCCGTCCGGAAAAGACCAGCGTCGAGCCGCGGATTCCGTGTGCGTAGGCCAGGTTCGGACTGATGGTCAGCGCGCGCTGAACCTCGGCCAGCGCGCCCTCATAGTCGGCGCGCATCCACAGGGTCATCCCGAGGCGGGCTCGCGCCTCCGCATCGGCGCCGTCGAGGGCCACCGCCCGTCGCGCCAATGCCTCCGCCGACGCGGCGGCTTCCTGCAGACTGCGTGTCTGGTATACGGCTCCCGCGTTGTTTCGAGCCAGGGCCAGCGCTTTGTAGCCCCCGGCAAAGGTCGGATCGAGATCGATGGCCTGCTGAAAGAACTCCTCGGCCTGCGCGTTGTCTTTCGCGTTGGCTTTGCTCAAGTGCCACAAGCCGCGCTGGTAGGCGGCCCAGGCGTCCAGGCTTCCCGGCGGCTTGCGCATGGCCCGTTGCTGCTCGGCGTCGGCGACGGCGGGGGCAATCGCCGTGGTCACCGCCTCCGTGATCTCGTCCTGCACCGCGAAAATGTCGGCGAGATCGCGATCGTAGCGCTCGGCCCAGACGTGGTTACCGGTTTCCGCCTCGACCAATTGCGCGGTGACCCGGATGCGGTGGCCGACTTTGCGCAGGCTGCCTTCGAGCACATAGCGTACGCCGAGTTCGCGCCCCACCTGCTTCACGTCGACGGCGCGGCCCCGATAGGTGAAGCACGAATTGCGCGCGATGACGAAGAGGGAGGGATAGCGCGACAGCGCAGTGATGATGTCCTCGGCGATCCCATCGGCGAAAAACTCTTGCTCAGGATCGCTGCTCAAATTCGCAAACGGCAGCACGGCCACCGACGGCTTGTCGGGCAGCGGCGGCCCCGTCAGCACGCCGACGGACGGAGCCGCGTCGGACGGAGCCGTGCCGATGGGGGCCACGCGGAAGACCCGCACCGGCTCGTCAATGTTCTTGACCTGCTGCGCTCCCGCATCGGTAAAGGCCGCCATGACCCGCGTCCCCACGTGCTCGCGCACGGTCGCGGAGACGCAGATGCCGCCGGGCTCGGCCAGAGCCTGCAGCCGTGCCGCGATGTTGACGGCGTCACCGAAGAGGTCGCCGTCCTTGATCATGATGTCGCCGAGATGGATGCCCATGCGGAACCGCATCCGCCGTTCGGGGGACAGATGTTCGTTCTCTTTGGCGATGGCCGGCTGGATGGCGAGCGCGCAGGAGAGCGCTTCGGCCACGCTCGGAAACTCGGCGAGCACGGAGTCGCCCGCGGTGTTGGCGATCCGCCCGCGGTGCTCGGCGACGAACGCGTCGATGATTGCTCGGCAGGCGGCCAGGGCGGAGAGGGTGGCCTCCTCATCCGCCCGCATCAGCCGGCTGTATTCGGCAACATCGGCGGCAAGAATCGTGGTCAGTCGCCGCTCCAACCGGTCTGCCATCTCGGCTCCCCTGTCCCCGCCTCTTCCGAGGCGCCCAAGCTTAGCACAAGGATCGCGCCTCGCCCCGGTGCGGACGCAGGATCATCCTCCCTTACTTGTCGTCGCTTGCTGGGGGAGAGTGCCACCGGCGAGCGGATAGAGGTGGCAGGCCACGAGCCGGCCCTCCTCGGGCTGGAGGGGCGGCTCCTCGGTCGCGCACCGGGGCATGACGAAGGGACAGCGCGGGTGAAATCGGCAGCCGCTCGGAGGATTGAGCGGACTCGGCACCTCGCCCGAGACCACGACTTCAGGCGGTGGCCGGTCGAAGTCGATGGGGAGTGCCGCGGCAAAGAGGGCCTTCGTGTAGGGGTGCTTCGGCTCGAGCGCGACCTCTGTGGCCCGGCCCATCTCCACGATCTTGCCCAGGTACATCACCGCGATGGTATGGCTCATGTGGGCGACGGCGGCGAGGTCGTGGGCGATGAAGAGGTAGGAGATGCCCAGGCGCTTCTGGAGGTCGCGCAGCAGGTTGAGGATCTGCGCGCGGATGGACACGTCGAGCGCGGATACCGGCTCGTCGAGGACGATCAGCTTCGGGGAAAGGGCCAGGGCCCGCGCGATGGCGATGCGCTGGCGCTGGCCGCCCGAGAACTCGTGCGGGAAGAGGTCGACCGCGCGCTCGGGGAGCCCGACCACGTCCAGGAGCTCCTGCACCCGGCGGCGACGCTCCCCCGCTCCCGTCCGCTCATTGATCACGAGCGGCTCCGCGATGATGGAGCCGACCCGCATGCGCGGATCGAGGGAGGCATACGGATCCTGGAACACCGCCTGGACCGAACGACGGTAGCGGCGCGCCACCCCGGCATCTGTGGCCAGGACATCCTCGCCCTCGAAGCGGATCGTGCCGCTGGTCGGCCGCTCGAGACCGAGGACGAGCTTGGAGGTGGTCGTCTTGCCGCAGCCGGATTCGCCCACCACCCCGAGCGTACTGCCTGCCTCGACGGTGAACGAGATGGAGTCGACGGCCCGCACCAAGCCCTTCGACCAGCCGAGCGGTCCATGGCGCACGGGGAAGTGCTTGGTGAGCCCCGAGGCCTCGAGCAGGGGCACCCCGGCCGTCACGGCGCCCTCAGGCCGCACCATGCAGCCAGCAGCGGCTCACCTGCCCCGCTCCCACCGCGAACTCGGGCGGCGCCTCGGCGCGGCAGCGCTCCATGACGTGTGGGCAGCGCGGCGCGAAGGCGCAGCCGGGCGGGAGCCTGGCCAGATCGGGCGGCTGGCCCTCGATGGCGGTGAGCCGGTCGGTGGTGGCGCCGAGGCGCGGGATCGACTCGAGGAGCGCCTGCGTGTAGGGATGGGCGGGCGCCGTGAAGATCTGCCGCACGGGCCCCATCTCGACGATCCTGCCCGCGTACATCACGGCCACGCGGTCGCAGATCCGCGAGACGATGCCGAGGTTGTGCGTGATGAAGATCATGGCCAGGCGGTGCTTCTCCTGCAGCTCCTCGAGGAGGGCCAGATACTGGGCCTGGATGGTCAGGTCGAGGCTGGTTGTCGGCTCATCGGCGATGAGCAGCCGCGGCGGTGCGGCGATGGCCATGGCCCCGACCACACGCTGGCGCATCCCGCCGGAAAGCTGGTGGGGAAAGGCGCGAAGCCGCGTCGCGGGGGACGGGATACGCACGGAGGCGAGGAGCTCGGCGGCGCGCTCGGCGAGGGCCCGCCCGCGCAGCCCGTGGTACAGCACCACGGGCTCGCGGACCTGCATCCCGATGGAGAAGACAGGGTTGAGCGAGCTCATGGGGTCCTGCAGGATCATGGCGATCTTGCGGCCGCGGATGCGCTGCATCTCGCGGTCGCTCATGGCCAGGAGCTCGTCGCCGTCCAGCCGCACCGATCCGCCCACGATGCGCGCGGCGGGACGCGGCACGAGCCGCATCATGGTCAGGCAGGTCATGCTCTTGCCTGAGCCCGACTCGCCGACGAGGCCAAGGGTCTCACCTTCTGCCACCGAGAACGAGACACCGTCGACCGCTTTGATGGTGCCCCACCGAGTCACCAGATGCGTCTGAAGATCTCGAACCTCGATCACTTGGTTCTGGGGGGGAGCGACCGCCGCTCCTTCGGGTCCGCTCGCCTCGGAACTGGCGGGGCCTAGCCCACCGAAGTTCCTCGGCTCGCCTGGCGCCCCAGGGCCCCCCACCGGTCGACGAAGATCCGGTGTCGGCTCGCCTGGCGCCCCAGACCCCCCCACCGGTTCTCGACTCACGAAGGGCTCAGAGCTGGCGGAGCTTCGGATCGAACGTGTCGCGCAGCCAGTCGCCGAGCAGGTTGAAGGCAAGCACCACGAGCAGGATGGCGAGCCCCGGGAACATCGACGCCCACCAGGCGCTGGTCACGAACTCGCGGCCTTCAGCAATCATGGAGCCCCACGCGGGGGTGGGCGGCGGGATGCCCGCGCCGAGGAAGGACAGCGACGCCTCGACGATGATGACGTAGCCGATCTGGAGCGTGACCAGGACCACGAGGGTATTGAGGGTATTGGGAAACAGGTGCCGGGTGATGATGCGCCACGCTCCGGCGCCCGCGATGCGCGCCTGGGCGATGAAGTCGAGGTGCATCAGGGTCAGCACCTGACCGCGGATCACGCGCGCGTAGCGAGCCCAGAGGATGACGGCGATGGCCACCACCACATTGGTGAAGCTCGGGCCCACCGTCACGGCCAGGATCAGGGCGAGCAGGATGACGGGAAAGGACATGGTGGCGTCGGTCATCCGCATGAGCGCCGCGTCCACCCGGCCGCCGTAGTAGCCGGCCACCAGCCCCACCGCCGCGCCGAAGGCGCTGGCCAGAAGCACGGTGACCACTCCCGCGGCCAGCGAGACCCGCGCGCCCCAGATGATGCGCGAGAGCATGTCACGCCCCAGCCGGTCGGTGCCCAGTGGATATTTCCAGCTTCCCGCCTCTTCCCACACGGGGGGCTTGAAGCGGTTCCGGAGCGATTGGCTCTGCGGATCGGCCGGGCTCACCAGCGGGGCGAGAATGGCCAGCAAGACGAACACGGTGATGATGCCGAGCGGGATAAGAGGCAGCTTCCGGACCCGGGACTCGGAAATCGACGGAGTCTCCACATCGGCAAGGATGAGGGCACCGCCCGCGGGCTCAGCGGGCATAGCGGATGCGGGGATCGATGACGGCATAGAGGCAGTCGACGCCGAGGTTCACCACGGCCACGATGGCCGCGGTGGTCAGGACCACGGCCTGGATCACCGGGAAGTCGCGCGAGCTGATCCCCTCGTAGGCGAGCCGCCCGAGACCCGGCCAGGCAAAGACCGTCTCCACCACGATGGCCGTGGTGACCAGGATGGCGAAATAGATGCCGGCAAAGGTCACGACCGGGATGAGGGCATTCTTGAGCGCATGGAGCCACACCACCCGGTGCTCCACCACGCCCTTGACGCGGGCAAGCTTGACATACTCCGAATCCAGCACCTCGAGCATCGCGGAGCGGAGCAGCCGCATCATGCCCGCCACCACGAACCACCCGAGGGTGAAGCCGGGCAGGATATAGCTGGTGAAGCCGTCGATGCCGCCCGCGGGCAGCCACTGGAGTCGCCCCGCCACGAACTCGACGAGCACGATGGCCAGCCAGAAGGTGGGCAGCGACTGGCCGAGCACCGCGATCACCTGCGCCGTCCGGTCGAGACCGGTCCCCTTCTTGACCGCAGCCATCACGCCCAGGGGGAAGGCGAGGGCGAGCGAGATGGCCATCGCGAAGGTGGCGAGGCGAAGGGAGTTGGGCAGCCGCTCCCGGATCAGCTCGCTCACCGGCTTGCGCGCCCTCAGCGACATCCCGAAGTCCCCGGTGACGGCCTTGCCCACGAACGAAAAGTACTGCTCGACGTAGGGGCGGTCGAGGCCGAGATAGCGGCGGGCCTCCGCGTAGTCCTCCTCGCTCGCCGACATGGGAAGGATGAGGTGGAGCGGATCGCCGGTGGCCCTGGCCAGGATGAAGACGACGACGGACAGGATGGCGAGGGCCACGAG encodes the following:
- a CDS encoding adenylate/guanylate cyclase domain-containing protein; the encoded protein is MADRLERRLTTILAADVAEYSRLMRADEEATLSALAACRAIIDAFVAEHRGRIANTAGDSVLAEFPSVAEALSCALAIQPAIAKENEHLSPERRMRFRMGIHLGDIMIKDGDLFGDAVNIAARLQALAEPGGICVSATVREHVGTRVMAAFTDAGAQQVKNIDEPVRVFRVAPIGTAPSDAAPSVGVLTGPPLPDKPSVAVLPFANLSSDPEQEFFADGIAEDIITALSRYPSLFVIARNSCFTYRGRAVDVKQVGRELGVRYVLEGSLRKVGHRIRVTAQLVEAETGNHVWAERYDRDLADIFAVQDEITEAVTTAIAPAVADAEQQRAMRKPPGSLDAWAAYQRGLWHLSKANAKDNAQAEEFFQQAIDLDPTFAGGYKALALARNNAGAVYQTRSLQEAAASAEALARRAVALDGADAEARARLGMTLWMRADYEGALAEVQRALTISPNLAYAHGIRGSTLVFSGRPKEGLASLETCIRLDLRDPNLAARLNHLALGLYFCREYEAAIEAAKRAIRSYPNHPMAYRWLAAALGQVGRIEEAREALDKAMAIAPASFETYVRGQVPWFRPEDHAHWLEGLRKAGWQG
- a CDS encoding oligopeptide/dipeptide ABC transporter ATP-binding protein, which translates into the protein MVRPEGAVTAGVPLLEASGLTKHFPVRHGPLGWSKGLVRAVDSISFTVEAGSTLGVVGESGCGKTTTSKLVLGLERPTSGTIRFEGEDVLATDAGVARRYRRSVQAVFQDPYASLDPRMRVGSIIAEPLVINERTGAGERRRRVQELLDVVGLPERAVDLFPHEFSGGQRQRIAIARALALSPKLIVLDEPVSALDVSIRAQILNLLRDLQKRLGISYLFIAHDLAAVAHMSHTIAVMYLGKIVEMGRATEVALEPKHPYTKALFAAALPIDFDRPPPEVVVSGEVPSPLNPPSGCRFHPRCPFVMPRCATEEPPLQPEEGRLVACHLYPLAGGTLPQQATTSKGG
- a CDS encoding ABC transporter ATP-binding protein; this encodes MIEVRDLQTHLVTRWGTIKAVDGVSFSVAEGETLGLVGESGSGKSMTCLTMMRLVPRPAARIVGGSVRLDGDELLAMSDREMQRIRGRKIAMILQDPMSSLNPVFSIGMQVREPVVLYHGLRGRALAERAAELLASVRIPSPATRLRAFPHQLSGGMRQRVVGAMAIAAPPRLLIADEPTTSLDLTIQAQYLALLEELQEKHRLAMIFITHNLGIVSRICDRVAVMYAGRIVEMGPVRQIFTAPAHPYTQALLESIPRLGATTDRLTAIEGQPPDLARLPPGCAFAPRCPHVMERCRAEAPPEFAVGAGQVSRCWLHGAA
- a CDS encoding ABC transporter permease: MPAEPAGGALILADVETPSISESRVRKLPLIPLGIITVFVLLAILAPLVSPADPQSQSLRNRFKPPVWEEAGSWKYPLGTDRLGRDMLSRIIWGARVSLAAGVVTVLLASAFGAAVGLVAGYYGGRVDAALMRMTDATMSFPVILLALILAVTVGPSFTNVVVAIAVILWARYARVIRGQVLTLMHLDFIAQARIAGAGAWRIITRHLFPNTLNTLVVLVTLQIGYVIIVEASLSFLGAGIPPPTPAWGSMIAEGREFVTSAWWASMFPGLAILLVVLAFNLLGDWLRDTFDPKLRQL
- a CDS encoding ABC transporter permease — translated: MIRFVLSRLFQSLVALAILSVVVFILARATGDPLHLILPMSASEEDYAEARRYLGLDRPYVEQYFSFVGKAVTGDFGMSLRARKPVSELIRERLPNSLRLATFAMAISLALAFPLGVMAAVKKGTGLDRTAQVIAVLGQSLPTFWLAIVLVEFVAGRLQWLPAGGIDGFTSYILPGFTLGWFVVAGMMRLLRSAMLEVLDSEYVKLARVKGVVEHRVVWLHALKNALIPVVTFAGIYFAILVTTAIVVETVFAWPGLGRLAYEGISSRDFPVIQAVVLTTAAIVAVVNLGVDCLYAVIDPRIRYAR